One window of Bacillus sp. THAF10 genomic DNA carries:
- a CDS encoding helix-turn-helix transcriptional regulator: MTQRAIDVFRSCIPLFTTLSDPARQDIILLLAEHESLSVNEIANSSTLSRPAISHHLKILRDNHLVQIEQKGTMRYYSLTLETSVSQLKALIDIVEKDCII, from the coding sequence ATGACACAAAGAGCTATAGATGTTTTTCGTTCCTGTATCCCATTGTTTACAACACTAAGTGATCCAGCCAGACAAGATATCATCTTACTTTTGGCAGAGCATGAAAGCCTTAGTGTGAATGAAATTGCCAACTCGTCGACGCTTTCTCGACCTGCAATTTCTCACCATTTAAAAATATTAAGAGACAATCACCTAGTACAAATAGAACAAAAGGGAACCATGCGCTACTATTCATTAACGTTAGAAACGAGTGTAAGTCAGTTAAAAGCCTTAATAGACATAGTAGAGAAGGATTGTATCATATAA
- a CDS encoding helix-turn-helix transcriptional regulator — MVNYYKRNLDQVFSVLSDPTRRSIIQELSKGEKTVKKLAEPFDMSLPAFSKHMKVLENAELVSFRKVGRYKYYYLHPQAFHEATKWLNDLESFWKSQLTSLEKYLLKEEKGGNNDDHNE; from the coding sequence ATGGTTAACTATTATAAACGAAACCTTGATCAAGTATTTTCCGTTCTATCAGATCCAACCAGAAGGAGCATCATTCAAGAGTTGTCTAAGGGTGAGAAGACCGTTAAAAAGCTAGCAGAGCCTTTTGACATGTCTTTGCCTGCGTTTTCAAAGCATATGAAGGTGTTAGAAAATGCGGAGTTAGTTTCTTTTAGAAAGGTAGGAAGGTACAAATATTATTATCTTCACCCACAAGCTTTTCATGAGGCAACAAAATGGCTTAATGATCTTGAGTCCTTCTGGAAAAGTCAGCTGACAAGCTTAGAGAAATATCTATTAAAAGAAGAAAAAGGAGGAAACAACGATGATCACAATGAATAG
- a CDS encoding peroxiredoxin, translating to MTSLKLNDSVPTFSLPTTNGEMFNFEDHRKSHESWHLLIFFRGAWCPVCVQDLKDLQESVGFFQEKNVHIITIATDNVEALKDMSEEHSLSFPVLSDESLEALKAYDVFYHGDDAPYEDHGTHGEPAYFLVDENGKLLYQQRQTSPFGRPSATELRKIVQYIRKNLK from the coding sequence ATGACAAGCCTTAAATTAAACGATTCCGTACCGACTTTTTCCTTACCGACGACAAATGGTGAAATGTTTAATTTTGAAGATCATAGGAAGAGCCATGAAAGCTGGCATCTACTGATATTCTTTAGAGGTGCCTGGTGCCCAGTATGTGTTCAGGACCTGAAGGATTTACAAGAAAGTGTTGGGTTCTTTCAGGAAAAAAATGTTCATATCATCACGATAGCCACAGACAACGTCGAGGCATTGAAGGACATGTCTGAAGAACATTCGCTTAGTTTCCCGGTTCTTTCAGATGAAAGCCTTGAGGCATTAAAAGCATACGATGTTTTTTATCATGGAGACGATGCTCCCTATGAAGATCACGGGACACACGGTGAACCTGCCTATTTCTTAGTGGATGAAAACGGAAAACTATTGTATCAACAAAGACAAACGAGTCCATTTGGTCGACCGTCCGCAACGGAGCTGAGAAAAATTGTTCAGTACATTAGGAAGAATTTAAAATAG
- a CDS encoding SRPBCC domain-containing protein: MITMNSVQDFTLQLNHTFPVKKERVFHAWTKPEELKNWWGPDGFTTTIDEMNVEVNGAYRLNMHSPDGQTHVLTGQYLEVVPHDKLVFTWKWENGEQEFPATKVTIDFLEKDDATEIVVTHANLPSEEAAQQHNFGWTSSLEESLKKYLG; the protein is encoded by the coding sequence ATGATCACAATGAATAGCGTGCAAGATTTTACCCTACAGTTAAACCACACGTTCCCTGTTAAAAAGGAAAGAGTATTTCATGCTTGGACAAAACCTGAAGAGTTGAAGAACTGGTGGGGCCCAGATGGATTTACGACTACGATTGATGAAATGAATGTGGAAGTAAACGGAGCGTACAGGTTAAACATGCATTCCCCGGATGGTCAAACACATGTCTTAACAGGTCAATATTTAGAGGTCGTTCCACATGATAAATTAGTCTTTACTTGGAAGTGGGAAAACGGAGAGCAAGAGTTTCCTGCAACAAAGGTTACTATTGATTTCTTGGAGAAAGATGATGCTACCGAAATAGTGGTGACACATGCAAACCTTCCGAGTGAAGAAGCAGCTCAGCAGCATAATTTTGGTTGGACAAGTTCATTAGAAGAAAGCTTGAAAAAATATCTAGGATAA
- a CDS encoding SDR family oxidoreductase: MTKTALITGASSGLGYEFVKLFANDGYNLVVIARNEEKLQEIKTKYPHINVTVISKDLSEPNAINEIMTEINNQFITVDVLVNNAGFGLLGSFEDLSIEQQLNMIQLNVSSLTELTYRLLPDLKKSKSGKILNVASTAAFQPGPNMAVYYATKAFVLSFSEALAEELKEHSITVTTLCPGATKTNFSSIAKVENTKMFSNAMSSDVVAKQGYQALMQGKRVVITGGLNKVGALAAKFLPRRTAANVAKLVMKEN, from the coding sequence ATGACGAAAACAGCTTTAATAACAGGGGCATCAAGTGGATTAGGGTATGAATTTGTTAAATTATTTGCCAATGATGGATATAACCTAGTTGTCATTGCACGTAATGAAGAAAAGCTTCAAGAAATAAAAACGAAGTATCCGCACATTAATGTTACCGTTATTTCAAAGGACTTAAGTGAGCCTAATGCCATTAACGAAATTATGACTGAAATAAATAATCAATTTATTACAGTGGATGTATTAGTAAATAATGCTGGCTTTGGTCTATTAGGGTCCTTTGAAGATCTTAGTATTGAGCAGCAATTAAATATGATTCAGCTTAATGTTTCCTCCTTAACGGAACTAACCTATCGTTTGCTGCCAGATTTGAAGAAGAGTAAGTCAGGAAAAATCCTAAATGTTGCAAGTACCGCAGCCTTTCAACCTGGTCCGAACATGGCCGTTTATTATGCAACAAAAGCCTTTGTTCTATCCTTCTCAGAAGCATTAGCAGAAGAATTAAAAGAACATTCCATTACGGTGACAACTCTCTGTCCTGGTGCAACTAAAACAAACTTTAGCTCTATTGCAAAGGTAGAGAACACAAAAATGTTTAGCAATGCTATGTCATCAGATGTAGTTGCGAAACAAGGGTATCAAGCCTTAATGCAAGGAAAACGAGTGGTAATAACTGGAGGATTAAATAAAGTTGGTGCTTTGGCAGCAAAATTTTTACCTAGACGCACGGCAGCCAATGTTGCTAAACTTGTGATGAAAGAGAACTAG
- a CDS encoding thioredoxin family protein, producing the protein MNTITSEKQFTEITQQDSPVVVKFYADWCPDCKRMDAFMPSVLEEVQHVPLHELNKDSLPGIAEEQQVMGIPSLLVYQNGEKIGHLHSANAKTPDEVIAFLSNYSF; encoded by the coding sequence ATGAATACCATTACAAGCGAAAAGCAATTCACAGAAATCACTCAACAGGATTCACCTGTGGTGGTAAAATTCTATGCAGATTGGTGCCCAGATTGTAAGAGAATGGATGCCTTTATGCCATCTGTATTAGAAGAGGTACAACATGTGCCCCTTCACGAACTGAACAAAGATAGTTTACCTGGTATTGCAGAAGAACAACAGGTGATGGGAATTCCAAGCCTTCTGGTATATCAAAATGGCGAAAAAATCGGCCATCTACACAGCGCAAACGCTAAAACACCAGACGAAGTCATTGCATTTCTTTCTAACTATTCTTTTTAA
- a CDS encoding Ger(x)C family spore germination protein: protein MKHVKRAMILIICLFMMTGCWNRREINQLVIAIALGIDKTENGYSFTAQLINPTMSSQATKKGGAGSMVRTVRSQGETLFEAWRNLTEINPRKVYFGHVQLVVLNEKLVEEGIQKSLDPLMRDHDFRSDFFLLVSKENTANDVLSILTVLEPIPALSIHSMLLSTSKHLGNISVLKFDELLEELNTEGMDLALTEIKVIGDVNNGKLVSNVEASAPETYVQVGTLALLKYDKLVGWFDKDQSKGLNYAKGNIKSTSEVLPCPNPNSGNQTVEIITTKANMSASIKNDTPKIEIEVEVKGNIVDVECEENPVDMKIFKQIEDALSSKIETMIKDAIKVSQEEVKSDVFGFGNTIHRKENGYWKKHKDQWYEIFPTIPYTVKVTAKLHNTGSLDHSVKEKDE, encoded by the coding sequence ATGAAGCATGTTAAAAGGGCCATGATCCTCATTATTTGCTTATTCATGATGACAGGGTGCTGGAACAGGCGTGAAATCAATCAATTAGTCATCGCCATTGCATTAGGTATTGATAAAACAGAGAATGGCTATTCGTTCACAGCACAGCTGATCAATCCGACCATGTCCTCCCAAGCCACCAAAAAAGGGGGAGCAGGAAGTATGGTTCGCACCGTTCGATCACAAGGCGAAACGCTTTTTGAGGCCTGGAGGAATCTGACGGAAATAAATCCTCGTAAAGTATATTTTGGGCATGTCCAGCTTGTCGTGTTGAATGAAAAATTAGTGGAGGAAGGCATTCAGAAGTCCCTCGATCCACTTATGAGGGATCATGATTTTAGATCAGACTTCTTTTTATTAGTGAGCAAGGAAAATACCGCCAATGATGTATTAAGCATATTGACGGTTTTAGAGCCTATTCCTGCCTTGTCCATCCATTCCATGCTCCTTTCAACATCCAAGCATCTAGGTAACATTTCTGTCCTCAAATTCGATGAGCTTTTGGAAGAATTAAATACAGAAGGAATGGATCTTGCCCTGACGGAAATAAAAGTTATCGGTGATGTAAACAATGGGAAATTGGTGTCCAATGTGGAAGCTTCTGCACCTGAGACTTATGTTCAGGTAGGAACCTTAGCATTACTTAAGTACGATAAGCTAGTAGGATGGTTTGATAAGGACCAAAGCAAGGGACTAAATTATGCTAAAGGAAATATTAAGAGCACATCAGAAGTACTGCCGTGTCCGAATCCTAATAGCGGAAATCAGACAGTAGAGATCATCACAACCAAAGCAAATATGTCTGCCAGCATAAAAAACGATACCCCGAAGATTGAAATTGAGGTGGAAGTAAAAGGCAATATTGTAGATGTGGAATGTGAGGAGAATCCTGTTGATATGAAGATATTTAAACAAATAGAAGATGCTCTTTCCAGCAAAATAGAAACCATGATAAAAGATGCTATCAAGGTTTCGCAAGAAGAAGTTAAATCAGATGTGTTTGGATTTGGTAATACGATTCACCGAAAAGAAAACGGTTATTGGAAGAAGCACAAAGATCAATGGTACGAAATCTTTCCTACCATTCCCTACACCGTAAAAGTAACAGCAAAACTACATAATACAGGATCACTGGACCATTCTGTTAAGGAAAAGGATGAGTAG
- a CDS encoding spore germination protein, which translates to MSPIKIIPKKKKSRPKQEQVKTEENVSSVSQDLVQRELESNITYLKNIFGESSDLVFRTLHPHSNYKLAIVYMEGMAGIQNIQESVIKSMLEWFKGYKEQEPPLDLITSLGDSCMTIGSVNYTDQYKDIVSSILTGNTVILVDGYARTIIAKTKDPSKRDVTEPKTQSVVRGPMEGFTEDIQTNTVLIRKKIKDVNLRMESKEIGRYTKTEVNIMYIKGIANEDIVDEVRSRLEEIDIDGILESSYIEELIQDDTLSPFPTMFNSERPDVIAAGLLEGRVAILIDGTPFVLLLPVVFFQFLQAAEDYYQRSDFGLMRILRFIAFFFALLSPSFFVAIQTFHIELIPTPLMVTLAAQREGVPFPAFVEALIMEVTFEILREAGIRMPKAVGQAISIVGALVIGQAAVEAGFVTPAMVIVVSITAISTFVFPAYNLAIAVRGLRFGFMILAATFGLYGVTVGLFLLVLHLCSLRSFGVPYMAPLGPFNKEAQRDTIFHLPLRWLTGRPNIFHQHNLTRQNSKGKFQKN; encoded by the coding sequence TTGTCACCGATTAAAATTATTCCTAAAAAGAAAAAATCCAGGCCAAAACAGGAACAAGTCAAAACGGAGGAAAATGTTAGCTCTGTCTCGCAGGATCTTGTTCAAAGAGAACTAGAAAGTAATATCACGTATTTGAAAAACATATTCGGTGAAAGCTCGGACCTCGTCTTTAGAACCCTTCACCCCCATTCGAATTATAAGCTCGCCATTGTGTATATGGAGGGGATGGCTGGAATACAGAACATCCAGGAAAGTGTCATCAAGTCTATGCTGGAATGGTTTAAGGGCTATAAAGAACAGGAGCCCCCGTTAGATTTGATTACCAGTTTAGGCGATTCGTGCATGACGATTGGATCTGTTAACTATACAGATCAATATAAAGATATTGTTTCTTCTATTCTTACAGGAAATACCGTTATTCTCGTGGATGGTTATGCTAGAACGATTATTGCGAAAACAAAGGATCCCTCTAAAAGGGATGTAACAGAGCCGAAAACCCAAAGTGTGGTTCGTGGTCCGATGGAAGGATTCACGGAAGATATTCAAACGAACACCGTATTAATTAGGAAAAAAATCAAAGATGTCAACTTACGGATGGAATCAAAGGAGATTGGTAGGTATACCAAAACAGAAGTAAACATTATGTACATCAAAGGGATTGCCAATGAAGACATTGTCGATGAGGTCCGTTCTAGGTTGGAAGAAATTGATATTGATGGGATTCTAGAAAGCTCCTATATTGAGGAACTCATTCAGGATGATACCTTAAGCCCTTTTCCTACGATGTTTAACTCAGAAAGGCCCGATGTAATAGCTGCTGGATTATTGGAAGGAAGAGTGGCCATCCTTATTGACGGTACACCATTTGTGCTTTTGTTACCGGTTGTCTTTTTTCAATTTCTCCAAGCAGCCGAGGATTATTACCAACGATCTGATTTTGGTTTGATGAGAATATTAAGATTTATAGCCTTCTTTTTCGCATTATTGAGTCCTTCTTTTTTTGTTGCGATCCAGACCTTTCATATTGAATTGATTCCTACTCCTTTAATGGTTACGCTTGCGGCTCAAAGGGAAGGGGTTCCTTTTCCGGCTTTTGTGGAGGCTTTAATCATGGAGGTAACCTTTGAAATTCTTCGTGAAGCGGGAATCCGGATGCCTAAAGCGGTGGGGCAGGCGATTTCCATTGTTGGGGCTTTAGTAATTGGCCAAGCTGCGGTAGAAGCTGGATTTGTTACTCCTGCAATGGTCATTGTTGTTTCCATTACGGCCATTTCCACCTTCGTTTTTCCTGCATATAATCTTGCCATTGCGGTTAGGGGTTTACGATTTGGATTCATGATTCTTGCCGCAACCTTTGGCCTGTATGGTGTTACGGTTGGATTATTTTTACTGGTGCTTCATCTGTGCAGCCTTCGTTCGTTTGGTGTTCCATATATGGCGCCCCTTGGTCCCTTTAACAAAGAAGCTCAGCGGGATACCATTTTTCATTTACCATTGCGATGGTTGACAGGAAGACCGAATATCTTTCATCAGCACAATCTGACCAGACAGAATTCTAAGGGTAAGTTTCAAAAGAATTGA
- a CDS encoding endospore germination permease has protein sequence MEKHIQKIAPNQFGILVMFFTVGSSILLIPRPLIAVSKQDGWIAGTLGLGLGLLVIWLYLKIIKLSPDTNLYKLMEKAFGKILGKVVSVCYFFFIFLLTCEVLSNLGDFLTTQIMVETPKIYLHLLFLFPIVYGARQGIETIARSAQVVLPTFLIMIIFMVVALIPQGDIANLEPIFGEGVKSTINGSLSILTVPFLELFIFFVIAPHVTKKEKIKKAFLLGGLTGGSILIIITFLVILVLGPHFSSQVEYPTYLLSKKINIANFLQRLEVVAAAVWVISLFYKVIICFHSTAIGLRELIGLKGQNLLIHPLSIVVLYFSVTIYPNVAFFVMFIEKVVLSYTLLFGLVIPLAVYIILKVKSKKGKNN, from the coding sequence ATGGAGAAGCATATTCAAAAAATCGCACCCAATCAATTTGGTATTCTTGTTATGTTCTTTACGGTTGGCAGTTCCATTTTACTGATTCCAAGACCTTTAATAGCCGTTTCTAAACAGGATGGCTGGATTGCGGGTACCCTTGGATTAGGCTTAGGACTTCTAGTCATTTGGTTATATTTGAAGATTATAAAGCTCTCACCAGACACAAATCTATACAAGCTCATGGAAAAAGCGTTCGGGAAAATCCTCGGGAAGGTTGTATCGGTATGTTATTTCTTCTTCATCTTTTTGCTAACCTGCGAAGTATTAAGTAATCTAGGTGACTTTCTTACCACCCAGATAATGGTAGAAACACCAAAAATCTATTTACACCTTTTATTTTTGTTTCCAATTGTATATGGAGCAAGACAGGGAATTGAGACCATTGCTCGCTCTGCTCAGGTTGTTCTTCCAACCTTCTTGATTATGATTATCTTTATGGTAGTAGCACTCATTCCTCAAGGGGACATCGCAAACCTTGAGCCAATTTTCGGTGAAGGAGTGAAGTCTACAATAAATGGTTCCTTGTCCATCTTGACTGTCCCTTTTTTAGAGCTTTTCATCTTTTTCGTGATTGCGCCTCATGTCACAAAAAAAGAAAAAATTAAAAAAGCTTTTTTGTTAGGTGGGTTGACCGGCGGCTCCATCCTAATTATTATCACTTTCTTGGTCATTTTGGTTTTGGGTCCTCATTTCTCCTCACAGGTAGAGTACCCAACCTACTTACTTTCAAAGAAAATTAATATCGCAAACTTTCTACAGAGACTAGAGGTTGTAGCTGCAGCGGTTTGGGTGATCAGCTTGTTCTACAAGGTCATCATCTGCTTTCACTCGACAGCTATTGGTTTAAGGGAATTAATAGGGTTAAAAGGGCAAAATCTTCTCATTCACCCTTTAAGCATCGTTGTTTTATACTTTTCTGTCACTATTTATCCAAACGTCGCCTTTTTTGTCATGTTTATTGAAAAGGTTGTTCTCTCCTATACCCTTTTATTCGGACTGGTGATTCCGTTGGCAGTTTACATCATTCTTAAAGTGAAATCTAAAAAAGGAAAAAATAATTGA